The following are encoded in a window of Panicum virgatum strain AP13 chromosome 5N, P.virgatum_v5, whole genome shotgun sequence genomic DNA:
- the LOC120674073 gene encoding crossover junction endonuclease MUS81-like isoform X1 — translation MRPPAPKQPKPALPVPKQLKVQHPENEALSRFFLEKWRAMMQEPDGLSENNYLTIAKANRSLCAAKEPIRTLRDFSKVKGVGQWLSRHMEGFFADSSQDLSSVKGKKTRGPKCYLPRKNTAAYAILITLHRAKIRGKEFMMKQELIDAAEASGLSRDAIGPNKSKAKQSFGKDWYTGWSCMKTLMSKGLVIKRRSPAEYLLSGEGESTARECLSRSGLDDSAGPLTITNAHNASAASQDQTTNYSDEGIICCDSDSEEPYRKNILLKGKGPTTDCGQPDYPVSVSPLSSQGIFELQFSSRMQGPAKFNMLDNDIAFTDEPILAMPPRQSNRNFLEVYEVVFILDDREKFGGRSRKVADNIRSQIQVPVEIRKLPVGDGIWIARHRKDHTEYVLDFIVERKEVLDLDGSIADNRYRDQKLRLKRCGLRKLIYLVEGDPNHPDAPERIKTACFTTEILDGFDVQRTSGFADTQRRYGHLTRSIIEYYDTNFPTYAKTSRVCPTYDEFKRKCCDLEKTTVSDIFALQLMQVPQVTQEAALAVIELYPTPFFLAQAYSTLDGDTHAQEEMLKNKSKKVNAGASRNIFELFCGDGQNIRN, via the exons atgcggccgccggcgccaaaGCAGCCGAAGCCGGCGCTGCCGGTGCCGAAGCAGCTCAAGGTGCAGCACCCGGAGAACGAGGCGCTATCTCGATTCTTCCTGGAGAAGTGGAGGGCTATGATGCAGGAGCCGGACGGGCTCTCGGAGAACAACTACCTCACGATCGCCAAGGCCAACCGGAGCCTCTGCGCCGCTAAGGAGCCCATCAGGACGCTGAGGGACTTCTCGAAGGTCAA GGGTGTCGGTCAGTGGCTCTCAAGGCATATGGAAGGATTCTTTGCAGACTCCAGTCAGGATTTGTCTTCCGTAAAAG GAAAGAAAACAAGAGGACCAAAGTGTTATTTGCCAAGGAAGAACACTGCTGCTTATGCAATATTGATCACACTCCATAG GGCAAAGATTAGAGGGAAAGAATTTATGATGAAACAAGAGCTTATTGATGCTGCCGAAGCCAGCGGTCTGTCACGAGACGCGATTGG TCCGAATAAAAGTAAAGCAAAACAGAGTTTTGGGAAGGACTGGTATACTGGCTGGAGCTGCATGAAGACATTGATGTCCAAAGGACTTGTCATCAAGAGGCGTAGTCCAGCAGA GTATTTGTTATCTGGAGAAGGGGAAAGCACTGCTCGTGAGTGCCTTTCACGGTCTGGATTAGATGATTCTGCAGGGCCTTTAACGATAACCAATGCTCACAATGCATCTGCTGCAAGTCAAGATCAAACTACT AATTACAGTGATGAAGGAATCATTTGCTGCGATTCAGATTCAGAAGAACCTTATAGAAAAAACATTCTTCTCAAAG GCAAGGGACCAACTACAGATTGTGGACAGCCAGATTACCCAGTTTCTGTTTCTCCTCTATCATCCCAAGGAATATTTGAGCTGCAATTTTCTAGTAGAATG CAGGGCCCTGCTAAATTCAATATGCTGGACAATGATATTGCTTTCACAGACGAACCTATACTAGCTATGCCACCTCGTCAATCCAATAGAAACTTTCTTGAAGTTTATGAAGTTGTGTTCATATTGGATGATCGTGAAAAATTCGG GGGTCGTTCAAGAAAAGTTGCTGATAACATTCGTTCACAGATCCAAGTACCTGTAGAG ATTAGAAAGTTACCTGTGGGAGATGGTATTTGGATTGCTCGTCATAGGAAAGATCACACAGAGTATGTTCTTGATTTCATTGTTGAAAGGAAAGAGGTTTTGGATTTAGATGGCTCAATTGCAGACAACAGATACCGAGATCAGAAATTAAGGCTCAAG AGATGCGGGCTAAGGAAGCTGATTTATCTTGTTGAAGGTGATCCAAACCACCCAGACGCACCAGAGAGGATTAAAACAGC CTGTTTCACCACTGAGATTCTCGATGGATTTGATGTTCAGAGAACCAGTGGGTTTGCTGATACTCAGAGGAGATATGGCCATCTTACACGTTCAATAATTGAATACTATGATACAAACTTCCCAACTTATGCTAAAACTTCTCGTGTTTGCCCAACCTATGATGAGTTTAAGAGGAAGTGCTGTGATCTTGAGAAAACAACAGTGAGCGACATATTTGCCCTTCAACTTATGCAG GTGCCGCAAGTAACCCAAGAAGCTGCACTAGCTGTTATAGAGCTATATCCAACTCCTTTCTTTCTGGCACAGGCATACTCCACACTT GATGGTGATACCCATGCACAAGAGGAGATGTTGAAAAACAAGAGCAAGAAGGTAAATGCAGGAGCAAGCCGAAACATCTTCGAGCTTTTCTGTGGCGATGGACAAAATATTCGTAACTAG
- the LOC120674073 gene encoding crossover junction endonuclease MUS81-like isoform X2 — protein MRPPAPKQPKPALPVPKQLKVQHPENEALSRFFLEKWRAMMQEPDGLSENNYLTIAKANRSLCAAKEPIRTLRDFSKVKGVGQWLSRHMEGFFADSSQDLSSVKGKKTRGPKCYLPRKNTAAYAILITLHRAKIRGKEFMMKQELIDAAEASGLSRDAIGPNKSKAKQSFGKDWYTGWSCMKTLMSKGLVIKRRSPAEYLLSGEGESTARECLSRSGLDDSAGPLTITNAHNASAASQDQTTNYSDEGIICCDSDSEEPYRKNILLKGKGPTTDCGQPDYPVSVSPLSSQGIFELQFSSRMGPAKFNMLDNDIAFTDEPILAMPPRQSNRNFLEVYEVVFILDDREKFGGRSRKVADNIRSQIQVPVEIRKLPVGDGIWIARHRKDHTEYVLDFIVERKEVLDLDGSIADNRYRDQKLRLKRCGLRKLIYLVEGDPNHPDAPERIKTACFTTEILDGFDVQRTSGFADTQRRYGHLTRSIIEYYDTNFPTYAKTSRVCPTYDEFKRKCCDLEKTTVSDIFALQLMQVPQVTQEAALAVIELYPTPFFLAQAYSTLDGDTHAQEEMLKNKSKKVNAGASRNIFELFCGDGQNIRN, from the exons atgcggccgccggcgccaaaGCAGCCGAAGCCGGCGCTGCCGGTGCCGAAGCAGCTCAAGGTGCAGCACCCGGAGAACGAGGCGCTATCTCGATTCTTCCTGGAGAAGTGGAGGGCTATGATGCAGGAGCCGGACGGGCTCTCGGAGAACAACTACCTCACGATCGCCAAGGCCAACCGGAGCCTCTGCGCCGCTAAGGAGCCCATCAGGACGCTGAGGGACTTCTCGAAGGTCAA GGGTGTCGGTCAGTGGCTCTCAAGGCATATGGAAGGATTCTTTGCAGACTCCAGTCAGGATTTGTCTTCCGTAAAAG GAAAGAAAACAAGAGGACCAAAGTGTTATTTGCCAAGGAAGAACACTGCTGCTTATGCAATATTGATCACACTCCATAG GGCAAAGATTAGAGGGAAAGAATTTATGATGAAACAAGAGCTTATTGATGCTGCCGAAGCCAGCGGTCTGTCACGAGACGCGATTGG TCCGAATAAAAGTAAAGCAAAACAGAGTTTTGGGAAGGACTGGTATACTGGCTGGAGCTGCATGAAGACATTGATGTCCAAAGGACTTGTCATCAAGAGGCGTAGTCCAGCAGA GTATTTGTTATCTGGAGAAGGGGAAAGCACTGCTCGTGAGTGCCTTTCACGGTCTGGATTAGATGATTCTGCAGGGCCTTTAACGATAACCAATGCTCACAATGCATCTGCTGCAAGTCAAGATCAAACTACT AATTACAGTGATGAAGGAATCATTTGCTGCGATTCAGATTCAGAAGAACCTTATAGAAAAAACATTCTTCTCAAAG GCAAGGGACCAACTACAGATTGTGGACAGCCAGATTACCCAGTTTCTGTTTCTCCTCTATCATCCCAAGGAATATTTGAGCTGCAATTTTCTAGTAGAATG GGCCCTGCTAAATTCAATATGCTGGACAATGATATTGCTTTCACAGACGAACCTATACTAGCTATGCCACCTCGTCAATCCAATAGAAACTTTCTTGAAGTTTATGAAGTTGTGTTCATATTGGATGATCGTGAAAAATTCGG GGGTCGTTCAAGAAAAGTTGCTGATAACATTCGTTCACAGATCCAAGTACCTGTAGAG ATTAGAAAGTTACCTGTGGGAGATGGTATTTGGATTGCTCGTCATAGGAAAGATCACACAGAGTATGTTCTTGATTTCATTGTTGAAAGGAAAGAGGTTTTGGATTTAGATGGCTCAATTGCAGACAACAGATACCGAGATCAGAAATTAAGGCTCAAG AGATGCGGGCTAAGGAAGCTGATTTATCTTGTTGAAGGTGATCCAAACCACCCAGACGCACCAGAGAGGATTAAAACAGC CTGTTTCACCACTGAGATTCTCGATGGATTTGATGTTCAGAGAACCAGTGGGTTTGCTGATACTCAGAGGAGATATGGCCATCTTACACGTTCAATAATTGAATACTATGATACAAACTTCCCAACTTATGCTAAAACTTCTCGTGTTTGCCCAACCTATGATGAGTTTAAGAGGAAGTGCTGTGATCTTGAGAAAACAACAGTGAGCGACATATTTGCCCTTCAACTTATGCAG GTGCCGCAAGTAACCCAAGAAGCTGCACTAGCTGTTATAGAGCTATATCCAACTCCTTTCTTTCTGGCACAGGCATACTCCACACTT GATGGTGATACCCATGCACAAGAGGAGATGTTGAAAAACAAGAGCAAGAAGGTAAATGCAGGAGCAAGCCGAAACATCTTCGAGCTTTTCTGTGGCGATGGACAAAATATTCGTAACTAG
- the LOC120674073 gene encoding crossover junction endonuclease MUS81-like isoform X3, producing MRPPAPKQPKPALPVPKQLKVQHPENEALSRFFLEKWRAMMQEPDGLSENNYLTIAKANRSLCAAKEPIRTLRDFSKVKGVGQWLSRHMEGFFADSSQDLSSVKGKKTRGPKCYLPRKNTAAYAILITLHRAKIRGKEFMMKQELIDAAEASGLSRDAIGPNKSKAKQSFGKDWYTGWSCMKTLMSKGLVIKRRSPAEYLLSGEGESTARECLSRSGLDDSAGPLTITNAHNASAASQDQTTNYSDEGIICCDSDSEEPYRKNILLKGKGPTTDCGQPDYPVSVSPLSSQGIFELQFSSRMQGPAKFNMLDNDIAFTDEPILAMPPRQSNRNFLEVYEVVFILDDREKFGGRSRKVADNIRSQIQVPVEIRKLPVGDGIWIARHRKDHTEYVLDFIVERKEVLDLDGSIADNRYRDQKLRLKRCGLRKLIYLVEGDPNHPDAPERIKTACFTTEILDGFDVQRTSGFADTQRRYGHLTRSIIEYYDTNFPTYAKTSRVCPTYDEFKRKCCDLEKTTVSDIFALQLMQVPQVTQEAALAVIELYPTPFFLAQAYSTLVGW from the exons atgcggccgccggcgccaaaGCAGCCGAAGCCGGCGCTGCCGGTGCCGAAGCAGCTCAAGGTGCAGCACCCGGAGAACGAGGCGCTATCTCGATTCTTCCTGGAGAAGTGGAGGGCTATGATGCAGGAGCCGGACGGGCTCTCGGAGAACAACTACCTCACGATCGCCAAGGCCAACCGGAGCCTCTGCGCCGCTAAGGAGCCCATCAGGACGCTGAGGGACTTCTCGAAGGTCAA GGGTGTCGGTCAGTGGCTCTCAAGGCATATGGAAGGATTCTTTGCAGACTCCAGTCAGGATTTGTCTTCCGTAAAAG GAAAGAAAACAAGAGGACCAAAGTGTTATTTGCCAAGGAAGAACACTGCTGCTTATGCAATATTGATCACACTCCATAG GGCAAAGATTAGAGGGAAAGAATTTATGATGAAACAAGAGCTTATTGATGCTGCCGAAGCCAGCGGTCTGTCACGAGACGCGATTGG TCCGAATAAAAGTAAAGCAAAACAGAGTTTTGGGAAGGACTGGTATACTGGCTGGAGCTGCATGAAGACATTGATGTCCAAAGGACTTGTCATCAAGAGGCGTAGTCCAGCAGA GTATTTGTTATCTGGAGAAGGGGAAAGCACTGCTCGTGAGTGCCTTTCACGGTCTGGATTAGATGATTCTGCAGGGCCTTTAACGATAACCAATGCTCACAATGCATCTGCTGCAAGTCAAGATCAAACTACT AATTACAGTGATGAAGGAATCATTTGCTGCGATTCAGATTCAGAAGAACCTTATAGAAAAAACATTCTTCTCAAAG GCAAGGGACCAACTACAGATTGTGGACAGCCAGATTACCCAGTTTCTGTTTCTCCTCTATCATCCCAAGGAATATTTGAGCTGCAATTTTCTAGTAGAATG CAGGGCCCTGCTAAATTCAATATGCTGGACAATGATATTGCTTTCACAGACGAACCTATACTAGCTATGCCACCTCGTCAATCCAATAGAAACTTTCTTGAAGTTTATGAAGTTGTGTTCATATTGGATGATCGTGAAAAATTCGG GGGTCGTTCAAGAAAAGTTGCTGATAACATTCGTTCACAGATCCAAGTACCTGTAGAG ATTAGAAAGTTACCTGTGGGAGATGGTATTTGGATTGCTCGTCATAGGAAAGATCACACAGAGTATGTTCTTGATTTCATTGTTGAAAGGAAAGAGGTTTTGGATTTAGATGGCTCAATTGCAGACAACAGATACCGAGATCAGAAATTAAGGCTCAAG AGATGCGGGCTAAGGAAGCTGATTTATCTTGTTGAAGGTGATCCAAACCACCCAGACGCACCAGAGAGGATTAAAACAGC CTGTTTCACCACTGAGATTCTCGATGGATTTGATGTTCAGAGAACCAGTGGGTTTGCTGATACTCAGAGGAGATATGGCCATCTTACACGTTCAATAATTGAATACTATGATACAAACTTCCCAACTTATGCTAAAACTTCTCGTGTTTGCCCAACCTATGATGAGTTTAAGAGGAAGTGCTGTGATCTTGAGAAAACAACAGTGAGCGACATATTTGCCCTTCAACTTATGCAG GTGCCGCAAGTAACCCAAGAAGCTGCACTAGCTGTTATAGAGCTATATCCAACTCCTTTCTTTCTGGCACAGGCATACTCCACACTTGTAG GATGGTGA